From the genome of Lutzomyia longipalpis isolate SR_M1_2022 chromosome 2, ASM2433408v1, one region includes:
- the LOC129790213 gene encoding peritrophin-48-like, with protein sequence MMVKASITVLVAVCVIGRASSSSAVPPTSEIIEFKCAFPDDYLYAVPGSLCRSYYKCQGGHGTQYQCPNSTVFNFFKQTCSSSSGVCYEAVCRGRKDGHYPDTTHACRRALICRGGLLTGLFNCPSGHLFSGSSCDAEDTVTCEAPESTAIAYPYAGDLRCRDLPDGFHPVLTDCCRYLVCTNGDVVEEQLCPNGQRFDATSRKCAPADKVPCIVHNPCLGKANGLHVDELSTTCKDYVRCNANTIAARLNCGDHGVFNGKQCVPVGLYDCPQDRIPNQHAPFNICRTKSNGYHLDLRRGCRFYVKCTSGRIINTYECPEGQFFDSELRSCVTENNQECENPAPSRDCEFSIGSFQDKTENSDCTRFFYCYNGLKTRLKCPNGKVFDGEECVPKSVYQCPVGESNFCDGKADGYYKDPSGGCRSYFSCIHGRKFTYLCAEGQIFSGSRCTDRRPGEQCDREECVDKPDGYYPDQSSNCRRYFYCLRGEKITTLTCRGGKVFNGQGCVEPDMFSCQSFTPKCMEHSCEIEKCHKDGFFMDISSGCRNYFFCIGGKKSVLSCSEGHIFNGELCVPRKTFHCPSFCQPQNQCS encoded by the exons ATGATGGTGAAAGCATCAATAACCGTCCTTGTCGCTG TGTGTGTAATCGGGCGCGCCAGTTCGTCTAGTGCAGTCCCGCCCACGTCGGAGATCATTGAGTTCAAGTGTGCCTTTCCGGATGACTATCTCTACGCTGTTCCCGGAAGTCTCTGCCGATCATATTATAAGTGCCAAGGCGGACATGGGACGCAGTATCAGTGTCCCAATTCTACTGtattcaatttcttcaaacaAACTTGTTCCAGCTCatcag GTGTTTGCTATGAAGCCGTATGCAGAGGTCGCAAAGATGGGCACTACCCCGATACAACGCACGCATGCCGTAGGGCCCTAATTTGCCGCGGAGGATTACTCACGGGACTCTTCAATTGTCCAAGTGGTCATCTCTTCAGTGGTTCATCATGCGATGCTGAGGACACCGTCACGTGTGAAGCCCCCGAATCTACAGCCATTGCATACCCCTATGCTGGTGATTTGCGATGCCGCGATCTCCCGGATGGCTTTCATCCTGTCCTAACTGATTGCTGTCGTTACCTCGTGTGCACAAATGGCGATGTGGTTGAAGAGCAACTCTGCCCCAATGGTCAGAGATTCGATGCAACGTCGCGGAAATGCGCCCCAGCCGATAAAGTTCCGTGCATTGTACACAATCCCTGCCTCGGGAAGGCAAATGGTCTCCATGTGGATGAATTGTCAACAACATGCAAGGACTACGTGCGGTGCAATGCTAATACCATTGCTGCACGGCTCAATTGTGGCGATCATGGGGTTTTCAATGGGAAACAATGCGTCCCTGTAGGGCTCTATGACTGCCCACAAGATCGCATACCAAATCAACATGCACCATTCAACATTTGTCGCACAAAGTCCAATGGATACCATCTTGATCTCCGACGAGGTTGCCGGTTCTACGTTAAATGCACTTCTGGGCGCATTATTAATACCTACGAATGCCCCGAGGGTCAATTCTTCGACAGCGAATTACGAAGTTGTGTCAcagaaaataatcaagaatGCGAGAATCCTGCTCCATCGCGtgattgtgaattttccattggaTCGTTTCAG GACAAAACTGAAAATTCAGACTGCACTCGTTTCTTCTATTGCTACAACGGACTAAAGACACGCCTAAAATGCCCTAATGGGAAGGTATTCGATGGGGAGGAGTGTGTACCGAAATCTGTGTATCAATGCCCTGTGGGTGAGAGCAATTTCTGCGATGGGAAAGCCGATGGGTACTACAAAGATCCCTCAGGTGGGTGCCGATCGTACTTTAGCTGCATCCACGGTCGGAAGTTCACCTATCTCTGTGCCGAAGGTCAAATCTTCAGCGGCTCCCGGTGTACAGATCGTCGACCGGGTGAGCAGTGTGATCGTGAGGAATGTGTCGATAAGCCCGATGGTTACTACCCGGATCAGTCAAGTAACTGTCGCAGGTACTTCTACTGTCTCCGTGGGGAAAAGATCACAACGCTCACGTGTCGCGGTGGAAAAGTCTTCAATGGGCAGGGATGCGTTGAGCCTGATATGTTCTCGTGCCAGAGCTTCACGCCAAAGTGCATGGAGCATTCAtgtgaaattgaaaagtgCCATAAAGATGGTTTCTTCATGGACATCTCATCGGGATGTCGTAACTACTTTTTCTGCATTGGTGGTAAGAAGAGCGTTCTATCATGCTCCGAGGGGCACATCTTCAATGGAGAACTCTGCGTGCCACGAAAGACTTTCCATTGTCCAAGCTTTTGTCAACCACAAAATCAATGTTCTTAg